GTGAATAACAGCTTTGTAAGAGCGTTTAACCCGGAGCGTGATTATTTATGGGCAATTCCACAACAGGGCATCATCCTGAATCCTAATCTGATTCAAAATCCCAACTGGTAGTTTTAAAAAGCAAGTATGCATAGAAAAAAGTTAATCTTTGGTGCTGCGACTGTTTGTGCAGGAGCAATGCTGTTGTTTACTTTGGGGGGCTTTAAGAAGGCTACCCCTCCCGGCAAAAAGACAAGGCCGAATATTGTAGTGATCCTGGCTGATGATATGGGTTTCTCGGATCTGGGTTGTTATGGTGGTGAAATCAATACACCGAATATCAACTACCTCGCGGAGAACGGTATCAGGTATACGCAGTTTTATAATACTTCACGTTGTTGTCCTACCAGGGCC
This window of the Chitinophaga sancti genome carries:
- a CDS encoding RagB/SusD family nutrient uptake outer membrane protein — its product is MFDIRRWRTAEHVMPGPIKGMAYVKNCVLTTVVNNSFVRAFNPERDYLWAIPQQGIILNPNLIQNPNW